From the Polaribacter huanghezhanensis genome, the window TTGTTTTGATAACGACAATATTATCCATGTTGATACTACCATCGATCCGATTAGAGATAAAGAAACGATTGATATTGAATTGCAGTTAAAAGATTTAGAAACTGTTGAAAAACGGTTGGAAAGAGTTAAACGTACCGCAAAAACAGGAAATAAAGAAGCGCAAGCAGAATTGGTGATTTTATTAAAAATCAACGAAACGTTGTTACAAGGAATATCTGTAAGAACTATCGATTTTACAGAAAAAGAAGAAGAATTTGTAAAAACACTTCAATTAATTACAGCAAAACCAGTTTTATATGTGTGTAATGTTGATGAAAATTCAGCCGTTAATGGAAATGCATATGTTGATAAAGTAAAAGAAGTTGTTGCCAATGAAGATGCAGAAATTATTATTTTGGCGGTTGGTACAGAAGCAGATATTACCGAATTAGACGATTATGAAGAACGTCAAATGTTTTTAGCTGACATTGGGTTAGACGAACCTGGTTCATCAAAATTGATTAGATCTGCGTATAAATTATTGAAACTCCAAACGTATTTCACAGCTGGAGTTAAAGAAGTAAGAGCTTGGACAATTAACATCGGAGATACAGCACCACAAGCGGCAGGAGTTATTCATACTGATTTTGAAAAAGGTTTTATTAGAGCAGAAGTAATTAAATACGAAGATTATGTTGCTTTAGGAAGTGAAGCAAAAGTAAAAGAAGCCGGAAAATTATCTATTGAAGGTAAAGAATATATTGTGCAAGATGGTGATATGATGAACTTTAGATTTAACGTTTAAAGGCTTAGAAAAACCGTCAAAAAATATTTTAAAACTCTGTTGATAACTAATTCAATAGAGTTTTTTATTTTTTACGCTTATTGCTATTTTAGCAAGGCATTCAACCCGCAAATTTTTATGGCACAAGAAACAAAATATACCGAAGACAATATTCGATCTCTCGACTGGAAAGAACACATCCGAATGCGTCCTGGAATGTATATTGGTAAATTAGGTGACGGCTCTTCTCCGGATGACGGAATCTATATTTTATTGAAAGAAGTTTTAGACAATTCTATTGATGAATATGTGATGGGAGCCGGTAAAACCATCGAAATTTCTATTAGAGACAAACAAGTAACCGTTCGCGATTATGGTCGTGGAATTCCGTTAGGAAAAGTAGTTGATGTGGTTTCTAAAATGAATACTGGAGGTAAATACGATTCTAAAGCTTTTAAAAAATCGGTTGGATTAAATGGAGTTGGGACAAAAGCCGTAAATGCGTTGTCAGAATATTTTAAAGTGCAATCTATACGAGATAATAAAACTGCTTGGGCAGAATTTACTCAAGGAAATATCGTTGAAGTAGAAGATGCGCATGAATCATCGTTAAGAAAAGGAACAAAAGTGCAGTTTATTCCTGATGAAACAATTTTTGGCAAATACAAATACAGAAATGAATATGTTGCCAAAATGCTTAAAAACTATGTGTATTTAAACACTGGTTTAACCATTTTGTTTAATGGAGAAAAATTTCACTCAGAAAACGGATTAAAAGATTTATTAGAAGAAAATACTTCGGCATCCGATTTATTATATCCAATCATCCACTTAAAAGATGAGGATATTGAAATTGCAATTACACATAGTAAAACACAATATTCAGAAGAATACCATTCGTTTGTAAATGGACAACACACAACGCAAGGAGGAACGCATCAAGCAGCTTACAGAG encodes:
- the ychF gene encoding redox-regulated ATPase YchF; translated protein: MKAGIVGLPNVGKSTLFNCLSNAKAQSANFPFCTIEPNIGVVNVPDERLEKLEELVNPERVQPATVEIVDIAGLVRGASKGEGLGNQFLANIRETDAIIHVLRCFDNDNIIHVDTTIDPIRDKETIDIELQLKDLETVEKRLERVKRTAKTGNKEAQAELVILLKINETLLQGISVRTIDFTEKEEEFVKTLQLITAKPVLYVCNVDENSAVNGNAYVDKVKEVVANEDAEIIILAVGTEADITELDDYEERQMFLADIGLDEPGSSKLIRSAYKLLKLQTYFTAGVKEVRAWTINIGDTAPQAAGVIHTDFEKGFIRAEVIKYEDYVALGSEAKVKEAGKLSIEGKEYIVQDGDMMNFRFNV